The Candidatus Tectomicrobia bacterium sequence GTACTGGACGAGGTTGTAGGTGAAGGAGTCATAGTTGTCGATCATCAGGACGCGCGGCATGGCATGTCGTCTCCCAAAGCCACTGGATAAGGGCCGTGTCCGTAGGGGCGGGTTTGAAACCCGCCCCTACGGAATCCCCTCACCCTACCCTCTCCCAGAGGGAGAGGGAAAAATCCAAACCTTCACAGCGGGCCGCTACAGCAGCCCCGTCCGCGCCAGCTCGAGCGCGCGGAGGGTACCCCGGGCCTTGTTGATGGTTTCCTCGTACTCGAACTCGGGTTTCGAGTCCGCCACGATCCCCGCCCCCACCTGGAGGTAGAGCTTCCCCTCCCGGGCGAAGAGGGTGCGGATGGCGATGCAGGTGTCCATGTTGCCGCCGAAGCCGAAATAGCCCACCGCCCCGGCGTAGGGCCCCCGGCGGACGGGCTCCAGCTCCTCGATGATCTCCATCGCCCGCACCTTGGGGGCGCCCGAGACCGTGCCCGCCGGAAAGGCGGCGCGCAGGACGTCGAAGGCGTCCTTGCCCTCGTCCAATTTGCCCACCACGTTGCTCACGATGTGCATGACGTGGCTGTAGCGCTCGACCGTCATCTGCTCCGTGACGCGCACCGTGCCCCGCTCGCACACCCGGCCCACGTCGTTGCGGCCCAGGTCCACGAGCATGATGTGCTCGGCGCGCTCCTTCTCGTCCGCGAGGAGTTCCTCGGCGAGGGCGCGGTCCTCCTCCTCCGTTTTTCCCCGGCGCCGCGTGCCCGCGATGGGCCGCACCTCGACCTTCTCTCCCTCGAGGCGCACCAGCACCTCGGGAGAGGCGCCGACGAGGGTGGTCTCGCCCAGCGCCAGGTAGAACATGTAGGGCGAGGGGTTCACCGTCCGGAGCGCCCGGTAGATGGAGAAAGGATGCACGTCCAGCGCGCTCTCCAGCCGCTGGGCCAGCACCACCTGGATGGCCTCTCCGGCGTGGATCATCTCCACCGCCCGGGCGACCGCCTTCTCGAAGCCCGCGCGCGGGAAAGAAGAATGCAGCCCCTTAGCCCCGGTCACGGGATGGCCCGAGAGCCTCGTGGCGGGGGGGGCGGGCGGCTCCTGGGGCGGGGCCGCCGGGGCGTCCTGGAGGCGCGAGACCAGCCGCTCGATCCGGGCCACCGCCTCGCGGTAGGCGGCCTCGGGCTCCGCCCCGTCGAGGTGGGCGTGGGCCACCACCTTCATCCGCTGGGTGACGTGGTCGAAGATGATCAGGCTGTCCGTGATCATGAAGACCAGCTCGGGCAGCCCCAGGTCGTCCCCCGCCCGCCCGGGCAGCCGCTCGATGAAGCGCACCGCGTCGTAGGCCATGTAGCCCACGGCGCCGCCCCAGAAGCGGGGCAGGCCGGGCACCTCGACGGCCTTGTACTGGCGCATGAACTCCCGCAGGGCCTCGATGGGGTCCTCGGCCTCGAAGGACTCGGCCCGGCCCCCCCGCGTGAGGCGCACCTTCCGCCCCTTGCTCTCGAAGACGGCCGCCGGGCGGCTGCCGAGGAAGCAGTAGCGGCCCCACTTCTCCCCTCCCTCCACGCTCTCGAGCAGGAAGGCGTAGGGGCCGTCCGCGACCTTCAGGTAGGCCGAGACGGGGGTTTCGAGGTCGGCGAGGACCTCGCGGTACACGGGGACGACGTTCCCCTGCTGGGCGAGCCGGAGGAAGGTCTCCCGGTCGGGCACGTAGCGTTCGCTCTTCATGGTCTCCTCGGAGGCCGCCCCGCGGCGGCGGCCCAGGCAAACAAAAACGCCATGGGAACCTGGGAGGTCCGCCATGGCGTCGCCGTCGGCGCGAGAGGAAATGCGGCTACGTCCCCCTGGGCGGATCCCCCTTCCGGAGCCGGGTGATGCATCGCCAGGGCCAAGCCCCCGGGAGGAGAAACCGCTCGCTCATGCCGCCCTCAATCTGGGTGAAAGAAGCCACCCCGCGGACCTTACCTACAAACCCTCGCCGGCGTCAAGGGTGGCCTCGGCGGCGTCCGGCTCGGGGGGAGCGGGCGGGGGCGTCCGGGGGCCGTAGTCCACGGAGACGAGGTAGAGCCCCTGCGGGGGGGCCGTGGGCCCCGCCTGGGTCCTGTCCAGCGACTCCAGCGCCCGCCGCACCGACTCGGGCGTCCGATCCCCGCGCCCCGCCTGGGCCAGCGTCCCCGCGATGGTGCGCACCATGTGCCGCAGGAAGCCGTTCCCGGCCGCCTCGATGACCAC is a genomic window containing:
- the trpE gene encoding anthranilate synthase component I, whose amino-acid sequence is MKSERYVPDRETFLRLAQQGNVVPVYREVLADLETPVSAYLKVADGPYAFLLESVEGGEKWGRYCFLGSRPAAVFESKGRKVRLTRGGRAESFEAEDPIEALREFMRQYKAVEVPGLPRFWGGAVGYMAYDAVRFIERLPGRAGDDLGLPELVFMITDSLIIFDHVTQRMKVVAHAHLDGAEPEAAYREAVARIERLVSRLQDAPAAPPQEPPAPPATRLSGHPVTGAKGLHSSFPRAGFEKAVARAVEMIHAGEAIQVVLAQRLESALDVHPFSIYRALRTVNPSPYMFYLALGETTLVGASPEVLVRLEGEKVEVRPIAGTRRRGKTEEEDRALAEELLADEKERAEHIMLVDLGRNDVGRVCERGTVRVTEQMTVERYSHVMHIVSNVVGKLDEGKDAFDVLRAAFPAGTVSGAPKVRAMEIIEELEPVRRGPYAGAVGYFGFGGNMDTCIAIRTLFAREGKLYLQVGAGIVADSKPEFEYEETINKARGTLRALELARTGLL